The uncultured Bacteroides sp. genome includes the window GCACTCCATATCACTAACTAAAGAAGTATTTGTCACCGCTGCACCAGTTTCTTTATAATTGGTTTCAAAATCACGAGCACTGGAGCCACCAACCACTGCTACTACAACATCAGAACTTTCAGCAACTTTCACCGCTTCCCTGATTCCATTGTATGTCGTATCACGAATTGCACATCCCTTTACGTATTGCACATGAGACACTCCTATTTTGCGAACAATTCCATCAAGAACAGTCACAACACTTCCCGGTACCTGTGGAGCAGTATAGTCACCCAGCATATTATAAATATTATCAGCATTGGGACCAATAACCGCCACCTTTCCTATCGAGGGAGAAAGAGGCAATATCTTATTTTCGTTTTTCAATAACGTTATCAAGTTTTGAGCACACTTACGCGCCAAAGCAATATGAACTGCAGAACGAACATCTTTTCTAGCCTTCATTGGATCAACATAAGGATGTTCAAACAGGCCCATTTCAAATTTCAAACGTAGAATACGACAAACCGCCGTATCAATAAGTGCCTCATCCACTTTATGTTCTCGGACAGAGTTGGTCAAAGTAAAAAAAGCATTACCACCAAGATCAGCATCCAAGCCCGCTTTCAAGGAGCGTATAGCTCCTTCATCCGAAGAAGAAGACACTCTATGACTACTTTGTAAACCCTCAATAGCATACAAATCCGATACGGAAAAGCCGCGGAATTTCCATTCTTTGCGTAATACATCTGTTAATAAATAACGATTAGCCGTACACGGAATGCCATCTAATGAATTATAAGAAGACATCACCGAAAGTGCCCCTGCTTTTATAGCCTGATGAAAGGGAGGTAAATAATCGCTTTTCAGTTCTCTCATACCAACATAAGAAGGCCCTCCGTTTTGCCCCCCCTGAGGAATGCCGTAAGCAATAAAATGCTTCAAAGTCACGACAGTCGCATCTGAGCGTTTTAAGTCACCACCACCAAACCCCTTAATCATGGCTGCTGCCATATTCCCCGACAAAACAGGATCTTCACCTAATGTTTCTTCCACACGCGACCAGCGAGGATCACGCGACAAATCCAATACAGGCCCATAACTAATATGTCCACCTTGGAGGCGAACTTCTTCAGCAATAGCCTGCCCTTCTTTCTCAATCAAATCCGAATTCCAGGTAGAAGCCATTCCTATTCCAGTTGGAAAAACAGTTGTTCCGATCGCCATATGCCCATGTGGAGCTTCCTCAGCCAAAAATAGTGGAATACCTAAACGAGTATGCTCAATAACGTATTTCTGCAACGCATTACCAGCCTCAGCCGCCAATTGGGGATTTAAACCATTTTCCAATGTTTTCTTAGTCCATGGATCAGCACGGAAAGTACCCCAAAGCATTCCGATATGTCGCTCATCAATAGTTCTTTTAAATAATTCGGAAACTCCAATCTTTTTACCCTCAATTTGATACATGTTCCATCCCAAAGGACAAAGTAACTGACCCACTTTTTCTTCAAGAGTCATTCTTGATAGTAAGTCCTGTACACGTGATTCCACTAGAATTTTAGAATCACGATAAGGAAGTATATTGTTTTGTGCTTGAGACGACAAAAAAAACAACAATAGTAACAAACTTCCAATTATATTTTTTTGTTGCTGCATTATTACCGATTTAAAGTTTTTAGCAAAGTCTTCTTTCATTCCTAACAAAGGAGGTAATAATGAAAGGATGAAAGAAGACTTGTGTGTAAAGTTAATAAATATATAAATATAAATGGTCAGATTTTATTCGATTCTTATCTCTGCCAAACCCAACTGTTCACCTTCGTGAATCATACGAGTCGCTTTAAATAAAACATAACGGGCATATACCGGAGCAAAGAAAACCAACTGCCAAACAGGATGGTTACGAATATTGGAAAATTCTCCTTTCGCCACCACCTGGCTAAGACTATCTGATGAAAGACCGACAGACAATTCATAATTGGCAATCAAACCTCTATGATAAGTATGTTGATCCGGTAAATAATAAAAAGAACGTATCAAACGTTTTTGGCCCAAATCAATCAAAATCTCATGTCCAATGACAAAACAAGTCGTCGTATCATTCCGGTCCATACACTTTGCCATTTCACCAACATCAACCTTCGGGAGAGTAAACGGATATCCCTTCACTTCTATTTCCTTGGAAGCAACTTGAGGAACACGATCGTCACCAGAATAAAAGGCTTCTACATTATTGATACACAAACAAGCACGGGAGTCAAGAAAACGCACCCTAATGCGGTCCGTTAATAGGGTAGGGAACCTAAGAATACGCTTATAACCGATAGTCGTAGTCTCTTCACCCGGTTTCACGGGTAACCACTGCCCATTGCAATAGTACTCTACAACAAATAATTTAACCCGTTGCCCCAGTGGTATGTATTCCTGAAGCAAAAAACGATTTATTTTTTCTTTCCGGGGTAATTTAAATTCAAGAGTAGCTCGATTCACTCCATCCGCTGTTGCCCAATACGTATCATATTCACCATCTGTTACTGCTTTTGCTTTAAATACATTTCCACGCTCATTAGAAGCATGCGGATGTATTCCCGATAACAAATTATGATCCAATTCACGGCAAATGCGAAGATGATAATTTACAGCATTGGCCGAATCGGTAGGACATATCAAACCATCACGAGTTATAGGAAAATTCAATAGAAGATTGGCATTATGCCCTACGCTTCGATAATAGAGATCGACCAACTGATCGACAGACTTCACCTGCGTATCCTCGGCAGGATGATAAAACCATCCCGGTCTGATAGAAACATCACACTCCCCAGGTACCCATTTATCTCCATCAGCATGACCGTATTGCAATTCCTCATATCTTTCATAACCGGGATAAACATCTTTAGAGCGTAAAAACGACCAATTGGTTGCCCCGGCAAAACCATTCTCATTGCCAATCCAACGGCAACCGGGACCTCCGTCGGAAAAAATAATCGCTTCAGGCTGAAACTGACCTATCATCTGATAAGCTCGTTCAAACTGGTAATAAGTCTTCCGATCAATTTTGCGCAATTCCTTCGCTCCACCATACCAGCCATCACCACCATTAGCTCCATCAAACCAAACTTCAGATATGGTACCATAGTTCGTCAATAGTTCTCTCAATGCTTTATAAAAGTAATCCACATATTGCGGTGTACCATAATTCGCTTGATGTCTATCCCAAGGAGAAAGATATACACCAAATTTTAAATTATATTTCTTACAAGCGGCAGCCAATTCTCCTACAATATCTCCCTTTCCATTTTTATAAGGAGAGTTCCGTATACAATATTCTGTAAGATGAGTGGGCCAAAGACAAAAACCATCATGGTGTTTAGCTGTAACAATCAGCTCTTTTATACCAGCCTTTACACACGTTTTCACCCATTGTTCACAATCCAACTTTTTTGGATTAAATATTTCCGGAGAAACATCTCCGTATCCCCACTCCTTATCATCAAAGGTGTTCAATCCAAAATGAACAAAAGCCAAAGTTTCCATTTGCTCCCATTTCACCTGTTTAGGCAGAGGAAGCGGAGAAAGAGGTTTCGGAGCATCTCGCAAAGGAGTTCCCGCGAAAACCTGCACAGCTAAAAACAACAAACAAACAAACAATATATTTTTTCTCATGAATTTTCTACTTTTCCGTTTTTTAACCAATAAAGCACGATTAAATAATAAGCTCTATAATAATACAATCGAATCAAGCGAACAAACTAGAAAGACATTGTATTAATAGTCTTTTTTAACGTTTAGAACTCATAGTATTATGCCAGTTTTTAATGAATCAACCAACTACTTGGAACATCTTTAGGTGCATTGTTACCTATACTATATTTCAATTTTAGAGTAAATCCACCGCCACCTTCAATAAAATCAAGAGCAAATCGGTGGGCACCTTTAGATAATGCTACCTGTCCGGTCCTCTCTACAGCGGAATGCAAACCGTCATTATCCACTACCACTCCATTATCAATGTATAATTTTCCACCATCATCACAAGTCAGATAAAATGTATAAATTCCCGTATCAGGAACCTTTATATACCCTGTATATTTAAGAGCAAATGATTTGGTGACAAAATCTTTCGGAACATTTATCCCGTCTACAATCTGATTTCCATCACTGATGCTTTTAATCGCCGATGTATTCTTAAATAAACCATCATAGAACGAACAAGATAACCCCTCTATAAAATGACCGCCATGAACAGGCTTAGACCAAGCGACCTTGCGGTAGTTTACAGTATAGATATCCCCATGTGCTCCACTAGGACTAAACAAAGCAAATCTGATCTGTACCGGCTGAGTAACTTTTAATGGCCCAGCGAGAACCTCTGACTCAATAGTAGGAATAGCACCATCTGTCGTATAATGAACCGCCATTGCAGCAAACGGATTGTCAACCTTAAAAGCAGTTTCCTTGACAAAAACACTTTCCTGGGCAAAACCTGACAAATCTGGCAAGCGGTAATGCACTTTCATAGCATCCAAACGCGGATAATTAGCCAATAATCGCTTCGAATAACTTTCAAACAAATCTTGATGGGTCCACAACCGTTCGGCTAAAGCAGTCAATCGGGGAAAGAGCATGAAATCCGCTCTCTGTTCGGAAGGAATCTTCTCTGTCCACATATTAGCTTGTGCCCCTTTTATCAAAAATACTTTTCCGACAGGAAAATCAGCACCCGCAACATTCATATAATACACTGCTTCAAGTGAACTCCTGTCAGGTATATAATCAAAATACAAAGGACTAGTAGGAGACATGATTATAGGATTTCCATTGCGTGCAGCTTTAGGCAAAGAAGTATGCACCCATCCTCTCCAATACATCACATTAACCGAAGAATCAAGATTTCCATCAATCGCATCATCCCAGGTAATGGATTGACGCCCTTTAGATTTTATAAAATCCGTAACCCGATGTACAAAGTAAGTCTGCAGTTCATTAAAATCCTTTATCCCGGAATCTTTCATGAATTTTTTGCAGAGTTCCGAATGTGACCACACCGTTTTATCCACTTCATCAGCTCCAATATGAATGTATTTTGAGGGAAACAAATCCATGACTTCCGATAAAACATTATCTACAAACGTATAAACATCCTCTTTACAGGGACAGAGCGGCGTGGTGAACGTTTTACCCCAACCTATTTTTTCAACACCGGCCAAATAAGGATATTCTGCAATAGCGGCCAACATATGTCCCGGCATATCAATTTCAGGAATAAGATCAACGTGACGGAAAGTGGCATAACTCACTAAATCTCTTATCTGATCCTGAGTGTAATAACCTCCATAAAATTGCTTTCCGTCTTTATTGATGATATAACGTTGATCTATTTTAAGATCTGGATTACTTTTTGCCATTTCCATACACAAAGTATCCTGATTATTAAAGACCCTCCATGCCCCTTGTATCGTAAGCTCCGGATATTTTTTTATCTCAATACGCCATCCTTGATCATCAGTCAGATGCAAATGCAATTTATTCATTTTAAATAAAGCCATACGATCGATTTGCTTTTTCAAATAATCAATGGAAAAGAAATGCCTGGAAACATCTATCATACAACCTCTCCACGAAAAAGCGGGACAGTCAAAGATTTGTAATGCAGGTAAAGAAAGAAGAGTTTTCGCTTTAGCATGGATCTCCACCTCAACAGGCAATAATTGCCTGATGGTTTGTATGGCATAAAAAGCACCAGCACTTCCGGAAGCTTCAACTATAATTTTGTCCGGATTGATAGAAAGGCGATAAGCTTCCGGTTCCTTCAGCTCTGCAGTATAATCAAATTCGATTGAATTTTTACCACTTTCATAATTAAGTCCCCGCCCAAGTAAAGGAGTTATTAATGATTGGAAATAAGCAATATCTTTTACAAAACGTCCCTCGTCATGAACAATAAGGCGCGTTTCAGGCGATAAAATAAAATATCCTTTTTGCCTTTCCAAATGCTGTGGATAAGGAATAAGAGGTAATTCCATCCCTA containing:
- a CDS encoding alpha-L-fucosidase → MRKNILFVCLLFLAVQVFAGTPLRDAPKPLSPLPLPKQVKWEQMETLAFVHFGLNTFDDKEWGYGDVSPEIFNPKKLDCEQWVKTCVKAGIKELIVTAKHHDGFCLWPTHLTEYCIRNSPYKNGKGDIVGELAAACKKYNLKFGVYLSPWDRHQANYGTPQYVDYFYKALRELLTNYGTISEVWFDGANGGDGWYGGAKELRKIDRKTYYQFERAYQMIGQFQPEAIIFSDGGPGCRWIGNENGFAGATNWSFLRSKDVYPGYERYEELQYGHADGDKWVPGECDVSIRPGWFYHPAEDTQVKSVDQLVDLYYRSVGHNANLLLNFPITRDGLICPTDSANAVNYHLRICRELDHNLLSGIHPHASNERGNVFKAKAVTDGEYDTYWATADGVNRATLEFKLPRKEKINRFLLQEYIPLGQRVKLFVVEYYCNGQWLPVKPGEETTTIGYKRILRFPTLLTDRIRVRFLDSRACLCINNVEAFYSGDDRVPQVASKEIEVKGYPFTLPKVDVGEMAKCMDRNDTTTCFVIGHEILIDLGQKRLIRSFYYLPDQHTYHRGLIANYELSVGLSSDSLSQVVAKGEFSNIRNHPVWQLVFFAPVYARYVLFKATRMIHEGEQLGLAEIRIE
- a CDS encoding family 20 glycosylhydrolase — protein: MKKISIKFLLLVYLISFMCSAKAEQVGMELPLIPYPQHLERQKGYFILSPETRLIVHDEGRFVKDIAYFQSLITPLLGRGLNYESGKNSIEFDYTAELKEPEAYRLSINPDKIIVEASGSAGAFYAIQTIRQLLPVEVEIHAKAKTLLSLPALQIFDCPAFSWRGCMIDVSRHFFSIDYLKKQIDRMALFKMNKLHLHLTDDQGWRIEIKKYPELTIQGAWRVFNNQDTLCMEMAKSNPDLKIDQRYIINKDGKQFYGGYYTQDQIRDLVSYATFRHVDLIPEIDMPGHMLAAIAEYPYLAGVEKIGWGKTFTTPLCPCKEDVYTFVDNVLSEVMDLFPSKYIHIGADEVDKTVWSHSELCKKFMKDSGIKDFNELQTYFVHRVTDFIKSKGRQSITWDDAIDGNLDSSVNVMYWRGWVHTSLPKAARNGNPIIMSPTSPLYFDYIPDRSSLEAVYYMNVAGADFPVGKVFLIKGAQANMWTEKIPSEQRADFMLFPRLTALAERLWTHQDLFESYSKRLLANYPRLDAMKVHYRLPDLSGFAQESVFVKETAFKVDNPFAAMAVHYTTDGAIPTIESEVLAGPLKVTQPVQIRFALFSPSGAHGDIYTVNYRKVAWSKPVHGGHFIEGLSCSFYDGLFKNTSAIKSISDGNQIVDGINVPKDFVTKSFALKYTGYIKVPDTGIYTFYLTCDDGGKLYIDNGVVVDNDGLHSAVERTGQVALSKGAHRFALDFIEGGGGFTLKLKYSIGNNAPKDVPSSWLIH
- a CDS encoding glycoside hydrolase family 3 N-terminal domain-containing protein, whose product is MQQQKNIIGSLLLLLFFLSSQAQNNILPYRDSKILVESRVQDLLSRMTLEEKVGQLLCPLGWNMYQIEGKKIGVSELFKRTIDERHIGMLWGTFRADPWTKKTLENGLNPQLAAEAGNALQKYVIEHTRLGIPLFLAEEAPHGHMAIGTTVFPTGIGMASTWNSDLIEKEGQAIAEEVRLQGGHISYGPVLDLSRDPRWSRVEETLGEDPVLSGNMAAAMIKGFGGGDLKRSDATVVTLKHFIAYGIPQGGQNGGPSYVGMRELKSDYLPPFHQAIKAGALSVMSSYNSLDGIPCTANRYLLTDVLRKEWKFRGFSVSDLYAIEGLQSSHRVSSSSDEGAIRSLKAGLDADLGGNAFFTLTNSVREHKVDEALIDTAVCRILRLKFEMGLFEHPYVDPMKARKDVRSAVHIALARKCAQNLITLLKNENKILPLSPSIGKVAVIGPNADNIYNMLGDYTAPQVPGSVVTVLDGIVRKIGVSHVQYVKGCAIRDTTYNGIREAVKVAESSDVVVAVVGGSSARDFETNYKETGAAVTNTSLVSDMECGEGFDRTTLTLLGRQMELLKALKATGKPLVVIYIEGRPLNKNWAAKYADALLTAWYPGQEGGDAVADVLFGDYNPAGRLPISVPRSVGQLPVYYDKRNPVSHNYVEEVSNPLYSFGYGLSYSRFKYSDLNMVSERDGSFKISFLLKNIGDYDGDEVPQLYLCDVAASVVQPIKQLKHFCRVFLKKGDQKTVTFKLTKNDFSLINEEMNRVVESGEFVLQIGASSDDIRLTNKIEIP